TTGCTGCATTGCTGCAGGCACAAAGTGTTGTATTCAGGTGCTGCTGCATTAGTGCTTGTGCTGGCTGTTGTTGCAATGTTCAGATTCACACAAAAAACATTTTATCTCCATGCTCTTCCCAAAGGCTCTGCCCACACATCCACAGCAAACCACTTTACCCAATGTACACTCACCTTTACTAAGAGGCTGTGCAGGCGAGTGATTTCATTGCTTGCTTGTAGGGatgtctccctcagtgctgaacacTCCACTTCTAATCGCTTTTTCTCAGATTGAGTTGCCCGTAAGAGCTCCTGGAACTCACAGGTCTCAGCTGCACCTTCCCCTAGTTTCAGCTCTGCTTGTTTCAGTTTCTTCGGCTCCAGCTGATTTCTCAGCCCACTGTTTTCAGCCTGGTAACCGGCCAGTGTCTctgtgactgaagcattctgctCTTGTTCCACCTTCAGCAGCGTCTGCAGATTGCTGACCTCATCTCTCAGGCTTTTCACTAGGACATCAGCTCCTGGCTGTCCTTTCTCTGGACACCAGCAATTACTGACTGGCTGTTGCGATATGAACACTTTCTCCTGATCAGGTCctgcactgtcctccagctctggcCCCCTGTTCACTCTCTGACCATCCTGTAGGGTTGACACCAGTTGCTCCTTCTCACTGACTAGTTGCTGCAGCCTCTCCTGTTGCTGCTGGAAGGAGCTCTCCAGTATACTTTTCTCTTCCATCAGCTTCTCGTTCTCTGCTGTCAGCTCCTGAATCACTTGCTGTTGGTCAGACAGTTCCTGTAGTGTTGCCTGCAGTTCCTCGGCAGTGGAATGCTGGTTCTCCTCCATCTGCCGAATCCTCTCAGCCAGAAAAGCTTCTGAGGTGCTGGTGTTCTTCAGGGATCCCTCACTGGgcatgtctaaggaactggtgTTGGTGCGGAAACCATCACTGCTCATAGAAGAGGGGGGAAAAGCTCTGTCAAAATCCACGGAATCTGGGGAGGGGGTCACACTGCTCACGTTTGAGATCGAGCTGTGAGATTGCGTCCCATTGATAGCCAGGGGGGCCTTGTTGAACGTTTCTGTGGTTTGATTCCTGGTGCTGTCCAGTGAGGATGGAGTACGGAGGCTGCTGCTGAGGTCACTGTTGAGGGAAATCTCCAAACTCAGAGAGTTGCCCTGGGTCACAGACTCTGCACCTTCCCTGAGCTGCTCCAGGGTGAGGAGCCGTTCCTGTAGGATCCGTTTCTCTGTCCGCAGCTCCTCGATCTTCTGTTGGAAAATCCGGTTTCTTTCCTCCAGCTTCCTTAGCTGTGACTCGAGGTTGACAGGAGAACCCAAAAACTCTTCAGGATCATTCTTTTTGTGCTTGTCCTGTTGATGTTTCAGCGCACACCTTAATTTACTAATTTCAAACTCCTTAGCCTTGGCTTCTGCCAGTAGTTCTTTAATCTGAGTCTCGAACCTCACGCGGTCAGTCCCTTCACTCTCTGCTCTGGTTTTGGATACTGTCTGAACTTGTCGTGTAGGGGCCACAGTATCACAGCCAACAGGACCAGCTGGTTTCTTGCTGGGCAGCGTGCGAGAACGCTCTCGGACAGGCTTGTCTTTGGCAAGTGTTGTTGAGTCTCTTGCAGTAGGAATAGCAGAGCGTCGAGTTGAGGAGCTCACTCCTGTGACAGAAACAAACAACATTAGTggtataaaagtaaaatactgcggatgctggaaatcggaaacaaaaacagaaaacactggaaaatctCTGtaagcctgacagcatctgtagagagagaaacagaagaagggtcatatggactcgaatcgttaactctgtttctctcaccacagatgctgtcaggcctgctgagtttttccagcattttcagtttttgtttcaacATTAGTGGtatctcattactgaccctcaacATGTGTATTACCAGCAGTTAGCTAGctaagctgcaggacacagaaaaaccccaaccccctcacacccactcccacacccactacaGCCAGTGGGACCCAGTAGATGCTGTGATTAGAGGTGATATATAGTCAGGGCTGTGTTATAGAATGGGAGGCTCGTGAAGGAGGTTGGTGTGGTCAACATCCTGAGGAAATGATGCTCCCCATCAGCCACTGGTTACAATGCAGAGATCATGtctcacattttgttttataaagtagttacagcacagaaataggccatttggcccaactgctctgtgccagtgtttatgctgcacatgagccacctcccaccctatccccatatccttccatccctttctccctcatgtttatccagcttccccttaaatatatccTATATCTTTATTATTCAC
This sequence is a window from Carcharodon carcharias isolate sCarCar2 chromosome 10, sCarCar2.pri, whole genome shotgun sequence. Protein-coding genes within it:
- the LOC121283585 gene encoding cytospin-B-like isoform X2, which produces MEMKGAVNKPVTPASKQGSRSMERPRAASLTSSGTKSSNYASSLPTHSQLTKVKSKSSNDLLSKSSGSLTSSSSRLKKTITMGTIDELTEDRAKNRSGVSSSTRRSAIPTARDSTTLAKDKPVRERSRTLPSKKPAGPVGCDTVAPTRQVQTVSKTRAESEGTDRVRFETQIKELLAEAKAKEFEISKLRCALKHQQDKHKKNDPEEFLGSPVNLESQLRKLEERNRIFQQKIEELRTEKRILQERLLTLEQLREGAESVTQGNSLSLEISLNSDLSSSLRTPSSLDSTRNQTTETFNKAPLAINGTQSHSSISNVSSVTPSPDSVDFDRAFPPSSMSSDGFRTNTSSLDMPSEGSLKNTSTSEAFLAERIRQMEENQHSTAEELQATLQELSDQQQVIQELTAENEKLMEEKSILESSFQQQQERLQQLVSEKEQLVSTLQDGQRVNRGPELEDSAGPDQEKVFISQQPVSNCWCPEKGQPGADVLVKSLRDEVSNLQTLLKVEQEQNASVTETLAGYQAENSGLRNQLEPKKLKQAELKLGEGAAETCEFQELLRATQSEKKRLEVECSALRETSLQASNEITRLHSLLVKVQHELEVRKSEDERKLDDSRLSAHTLPDEVRDKESEIKDMKETIFELQDQVEQHQVVKLHDNRIILELEDKVMTLGHQKLELEKQLKMSNKKMKEAAEEWHHFQADLQTAVVVANDIKCEAQLEIRVLKKKLQEAEERTERLQKELESLKGHRLWALI
- the LOC121283585 gene encoding cytospin-B-like isoform X3, encoding MGTIDELTEDRAKNRSGVSSSTRRSAIPTARDSTTLAKDKPVRERSRTLPSKKPAGPVGCDTVAPTRQVQTVSKTRAESEGTDRVRFETQIKELLAEAKAKEFEISKLRCALKHQQDKHKKNDPEEFLGSPVNLESQLRKLEERNRIFQQKIEELRTEKRILQERLLTLEQLREGAESVTQGNSLSLEISLNSDLSSSLRTPSSLDSTRNQTTETFNKAPLAINGTQSHSSISNVSSVTPSPDSVDFDRAFPPSSMSSDGFRTNTSSLDMPSEGSLKNTSTSEAFLAERIRQMEENQHSTAEELQATLQELSDQQQVIQELTAENEKLMEEKSILESSFQQQQERLQQLVSEKEQLVSTLQDGQRVNRGPELEDSAGPDQEKVFISQQPVSNCWCPEKGQPGADVLVKSLRDEVSNLQTLLKVEQEQNASVTETLAGYQAENSGLRNQLEPKKLKQAELKLGEGAAETCEFQELLRATQSEKKRLEVECSALRETSLQASNEITRLHSLLVKVQHELEVRKSEDERKLDDSRLSAHTLPDEVRDKESEIKDMKETIFELQDQVEQHQVVKLHDNRIILELEDKVMTLGHQKLELEKQLKMSNKKMKEAAEEWHHFQADLQTAVVVANDIKCEAQLEIRVLKKKLQEAEERTERLQKELESLKGHRSDLSQA
- the LOC121283585 gene encoding cytospin-B-like isoform X1 codes for the protein MEMKGAVNKPVTPASKQGSRSMERPRAASLTSSGTKSSNYASSLPTHSQLTKVKSKSSNDLLSKSSGSLTSSSSRLKKTITMGTIDELTEDRAKNRSGVSSSTRRSAIPTARDSTTLAKDKPVRERSRTLPSKKPAGPVGCDTVAPTRQVQTVSKTRAESEGTDRVRFETQIKELLAEAKAKEFEISKLRCALKHQQDKHKKNDPEEFLGSPVNLESQLRKLEERNRIFQQKIEELRTEKRILQERLLTLEQLREGAESVTQGNSLSLEISLNSDLSSSLRTPSSLDSTRNQTTETFNKAPLAINGTQSHSSISNVSSVTPSPDSVDFDRAFPPSSMSSDGFRTNTSSLDMPSEGSLKNTSTSEAFLAERIRQMEENQHSTAEELQATLQELSDQQQVIQELTAENEKLMEEKSILESSFQQQQERLQQLVSEKEQLVSTLQDGQRVNRGPELEDSAGPDQEKVFISQQPVSNCWCPEKGQPGADVLVKSLRDEVSNLQTLLKVEQEQNASVTETLAGYQAENSGLRNQLEPKKLKQAELKLGEGAAETCEFQELLRATQSEKKRLEVECSALRETSLQASNEITRLHSLLVKVQHELEVRKSEDERKLDDSRLSAHTLPDEVRDKESEIKDMKETIFELQDQVEQHQVVKLHDNRIILELEDKVMTLGHQKLELEKQLKMSNKKMKEAAEEWHHFQADLQTAVVVANDIKCEAQLEIRVLKKKLQEAEERTERLQKELESLKGHRSDLSQA
- the LOC121283585 gene encoding cytospin-B-like isoform X4; amino-acid sequence: MGNQPVKAEDQEQGVSSSTRRSAIPTARDSTTLAKDKPVRERSRTLPSKKPAGPVGCDTVAPTRQVQTVSKTRAESEGTDRVRFETQIKELLAEAKAKEFEISKLRCALKHQQDKHKKNDPEEFLGSPVNLESQLRKLEERNRIFQQKIEELRTEKRILQERLLTLEQLREGAESVTQGNSLSLEISLNSDLSSSLRTPSSLDSTRNQTTETFNKAPLAINGTQSHSSISNVSSVTPSPDSVDFDRAFPPSSMSSDGFRTNTSSLDMPSEGSLKNTSTSEAFLAERIRQMEENQHSTAEELQATLQELSDQQQVIQELTAENEKLMEEKSILESSFQQQQERLQQLVSEKEQLVSTLQDGQRVNRGPELEDSAGPDQEKVFISQQPVSNCWCPEKGQPGADVLVKSLRDEVSNLQTLLKVEQEQNASVTETLAGYQAENSGLRNQLEPKKLKQAELKLGEGAAETCEFQELLRATQSEKKRLEVECSALRETSLQASNEITRLHSLLVKVQHELEVRKSEDERKLDDSRLSAHTLPDEVRDKESEIKDMKETIFELQDQVEQHQVVKLHDNRIILELEDKVMTLGHQKLELEKQLKMSNKKMKEAAEEWHHFQADLQTAVVVANDIKCEAQLEIRVLKKKLQEAEERTERLQKELESLKGHRSDLSQA